A stretch of Geomonas oryzisoli DNA encodes these proteins:
- the moaC gene encoding cyclic pyranopterin monophosphate synthase MoaC: MSFNHFDASGNAIMVDVSQKTPTMRTAVAGAVLTLKPETVQSIVSGKMAKGDVLGVARLAGIAGAKKTPDLIPLSHPLAIHHVAIEFEVDEAKGTIGVMATVRAFERTGVEMEAMTAATVAALTVYDMCKGTDKGIVISDVKLHYKEGGKSGVFKRED; encoded by the coding sequence ATGTCGTTCAACCACTTTGACGCCAGCGGCAACGCCATCATGGTCGACGTAAGCCAGAAGACCCCGACCATGCGCACCGCCGTAGCCGGCGCCGTGCTGACCCTGAAACCCGAAACCGTGCAGTCCATCGTCTCCGGGAAGATGGCCAAGGGCGACGTCCTCGGCGTGGCCCGCCTGGCCGGCATCGCCGGCGCCAAGAAGACCCCCGACCTGATACCACTCTCCCACCCGCTCGCCATTCACCACGTCGCCATAGAGTTCGAGGTGGACGAGGCGAAGGGAACCATCGGCGTCATGGCCACCGTGCGCGCCTTCGAGCGGACCGGCGTGGAGATGGAGGCCATGACCGCCGCCACCGTAGCCGCACTCACCGTGTACGACATGTGCAAGGGGACCGACAAGGGTATCGTCATCTCGGATGTGAAGCTGCACTACAAGGAAGGCGGCAAGAGCGGCGTCTTCAAGCGCGAGGACTAA